In Streptomyces sp. NBC_00483, a single window of DNA contains:
- the ald gene encoding alanine dehydrogenase yields MKVGIPREVKNNEFRVAITPAGVHELVRHGHQVFVEQNAGVGSSITDAEYVSAGAQILGTADEVWATADLLLKVKEPIAEEYHRLRKDQTLFTYLHLAASKECTDALLESGATAIAYETVETANRQLPLLAPMSEVAGRLAPQVGAYHLLAANGGRGVLPGGVPGVHAGKAVVIGGGVSGWNAATIAIGMGFHVTLLDRDINKLKEADKIFGTKIQTVMSNAFELEKACLDADLVIGAVLIPGAKAPKLVTNELVSRMKPGSVLVDIAIDQGGCFEDSHATTHAEPTFKVHNSVFYCVANMPGAVPNTSTYALTNATLPYIVELANRGWAEALRRDAALALGLNTHDGKVVYKEVAEAHGLEHLDLESLLG; encoded by the coding sequence ATGAAGGTCGGCATCCCCCGCGAGGTCAAGAACAACGAGTTCCGGGTGGCCATCACCCCTGCCGGCGTCCATGAGCTGGTACGCCACGGCCACCAGGTCTTCGTCGAGCAGAACGCCGGTGTGGGTTCCTCGATCACGGACGCCGAGTACGTCTCGGCCGGCGCGCAGATCCTCGGCACCGCTGACGAGGTCTGGGCCACGGCGGACCTGCTGCTGAAGGTCAAGGAGCCGATCGCGGAGGAGTACCACCGCCTCCGCAAGGACCAGACGCTCTTCACGTACCTGCACCTGGCCGCGTCCAAGGAGTGCACGGACGCGCTCCTGGAGTCGGGCGCGACCGCCATCGCGTACGAGACGGTCGAGACCGCGAACCGCCAGCTGCCGCTGCTCGCCCCGATGTCCGAGGTCGCGGGCCGCCTCGCCCCGCAGGTCGGCGCCTACCACCTGCTGGCCGCCAACGGCGGCCGCGGCGTACTGCCCGGCGGTGTGCCGGGCGTGCACGCGGGCAAGGCCGTCGTCATCGGCGGCGGCGTCTCCGGCTGGAACGCCGCGACGATCGCCATCGGCATGGGCTTCCACGTGACCCTGCTCGACCGTGACATCAACAAGCTCAAGGAAGCCGACAAGATCTTCGGTACGAAGATCCAGACGGTCATGTCGAACGCCTTCGAGCTGGAGAAGGCCTGCCTCGACGCCGACCTCGTCATCGGTGCCGTCCTCATCCCGGGTGCCAAGGCGCCGAAGCTGGTCACCAATGAGCTCGTGTCCCGTATGAAGCCCGGAAGTGTCCTTGTCGACATCGCGATCGACCAGGGTGGCTGCTTCGAGGACTCGCACGCGACCACGCACGCCGAGCCGACCTTCAAGGTGCACAATTCGGTCTTCTACTGCGTCGCCAACATGCCCGGCGCGGTCCCGAACACCTCGACGTACGCGCTGACCAACGCGACGCTCCCGTACATCGTGGAGCTCGCCAACCGCGGCTGGGCCGAGGCCCTGCGCCGCGACGCGGCCCTTGCCCTGGGCCTCAACACCCATGACGGCAAGGTTGTTTACAAGGAGGTCGCGGAGGCGCACGGCCTCGAGCACCTCGACCTTGAGAGCCTCCTCGGCTGA